One genomic window of Monodelphis domestica isolate mMonDom1 chromosome 1, mMonDom1.pri, whole genome shotgun sequence includes the following:
- the LOC103094291 gene encoding zinc finger protein 501-like isoform X3: protein MLENAQNLLSLGFLQFSHSQCPGLPVPREDLISYLEQREAPWIREQEGRRSCCPEGEIRPKWKEPPTEPVFSLEGTHKQRFMNDGPWYVTWREFWAEYQRILNKEKAHKAFGQQSSCIYHQKTDTEKKLHKCHACPETFNKQSSLIRHQRIHTEEKPYECHQCGKAFGQRVSLAQHQRIHTGEKIFKCHHCGKAFGQQSSLIYHQKTHIGKKTHECHECSKAFSEHSSLIRHQRIHSGEKPHECRQCGKAFIQRASLVQHQRIHSGEKPYKCTQCGKTFTVSSSLALHQRIHTGEKPYECNQCRKTFTNCSNLVLHKRIHTGEKPYECSQCGKTFTTSSHLARHQRIHTGEKPYECNQCGKTFAQSSNLAGHQRIHSGEKPYECKQCGRTFTLSSHLARHQRIHSGEKPYTCNQCRKTFTLSSSLAQHQRIHIGEKPYEYSQCRKTFTLSFHFVPHQKIHTGVNLKNNSQ, encoded by the exons atgctggagaatgcccaGAATTTGCTCTCTCTGG GTTTTCTCCAGTTTTCTCATTCACAATGCCCAGGGCTCCCTGTTCCCAGAGAAGATCTGATCTCTTATTTGGAGCAGAGGGAAGCCCCATGGATACGGGAGCAAGAAGGCCGGAGGAGCTGCTGTCCAG AAGGAGAGATCAGACCCAAATGGAAAGAGCCTCCTACAGAGCCAGTCTTTTCCTTGGAAGGAACTCACAAGCAAAGATTTATGAATGATGGTCCCTGGTACGTCACTTGGAGAGAATTCTGGGCTGAATATCAGAGAATCCTCAACAAAGAGAAAGCTCATAAAGCCTTCGGTCAACAGTCATCTTGTATTTACCATCAAAAAACCGATACCGAAAAGAAACTACATAAGTGTCATGCATGTCCTGAAACTTTTAATAAACAGTCATCCCTCATTcgacatcaaagaatccacactgaggaaaaaccttatgaatgtcatcagtgtggaaaggcatttGGGCAGAGAGTCAGCcttgctcaacatcagagaatccacactggagagaaaatttttaaatgtcatcattgtggtaaagcctttggtcaACAGTCATCTCTTATTTACCATCAAAAAACACATATTGGAAAGAAAACACATGAGTGTCATGAATGTTCTAAAGCTTTCAGTGAACATTCATCCCTCATTCGACATCAAAGAATCCACTCTGGGGAAAAACCTCATGAATGTaggcagtgtggaaaggctttcattcAGAGGGCCAGTCTTgttcaacatcagagaatccactctggggAGAAACCCTATAAATGTACTCAGTGTGGGAAGACATTCACAGTGAGCTCCAGTCTTGCTCTGcaccagagaatccacactggggagaaaccttatgaatgcaatcagtgTCGAAAAACATTCACAAATTGTTCCAATCTTGTTCTACataagagaatccacactggggagaagccttatgaatgcaGTCAGTGTGGGAAGACATTCACAACAAGCTCCCATCTGGctcgacatcagagaatccatactggagaaaaaccttatgaatgcaatcagtgtggaaagacattcgcCCAGAGCTCCAATCTTGctggacatcagagaatccactctggggagaaaccttatgaatgcaaacaatgtggaagAACATTCACACTGAGCTCCCATCTTGCccgacatcagagaattcactcTGGGGAGAAGCCTTACACATGTAATCAGTGTAGAAAGACATTCACCTTGAGCTCCAGTcttgctcaacatcagagaatccacattggggagaaaccttatgaatatagTCAGTGTAGAAAGACATTCACACTGAGTTTCCATTTTGTTccacatcagaaaatccacactggtgTCAACCTCAAAAATAACTCACAATGA
- the LOC103094291 gene encoding zinc finger protein 883-like isoform X1 yields the protein MNPSFADSPHGSITSSRLSASPEGESARLPEPARVRALLDWSHLREGMKRAAAAGRWRERSFSARTRRAGCHSNLSRGWGRAGPPSFRSLASAAGFFPLPAGTCALRAGPGPPPGWDSGKGREKHWSFSLLSSVCPGGPGARGNGPWEPRPPGPGFLQFSHSQCPGLPVPREDLISYLEQREAPWIREQEGRRSCCPEGEIRPKWKEPPTEPVFSLEGTHKQRFMNDGPWYVTWREFWAEYQRILNKEKAHKAFGQQSSCIYHQKTDTEKKLHKCHACPETFNKQSSLIRHQRIHTEEKPYECHQCGKAFGQRVSLAQHQRIHTGEKIFKCHHCGKAFGQQSSLIYHQKTHIGKKTHECHECSKAFSEHSSLIRHQRIHSGEKPHECRQCGKAFIQRASLVQHQRIHSGEKPYKCTQCGKTFTVSSSLALHQRIHTGEKPYECNQCRKTFTNCSNLVLHKRIHTGEKPYECSQCGKTFTTSSHLARHQRIHTGEKPYECNQCGKTFAQSSNLAGHQRIHSGEKPYECKQCGRTFTLSSHLARHQRIHSGEKPYTCNQCRKTFTLSSSLAQHQRIHIGEKPYEYSQCRKTFTLSFHFVPHQKIHTGVNLKNNSQ from the exons ATGAACCCTTCTTTTGCGGACTCCCCACATGGAAGCATCACCTCGTCCAGGCTAAGTGCTTCGCCGGAGGGGGAAAGCGCCAGGCTACCGGAGCCAGCGCGCGTGCGCGCCCTTCTTGACTGGTCTCATCTTCGAGAAGGAATGAAGAGGGCCGCCGCTGCCGGCAGGTGGCGCGAGAGATCATTCTCGGCCAGGACACGAAGAGCTGGTTGCCATAGTAACCTCAGCAGAGGCTGGGGAAGAGCGGGCCCACCTTCCTTTCGGAGCCTGGCCTCAGCCGCTGGTTTCTTCCCTCTGCCAGCTGGAACCTGTGCCCTGAGGGCAGGCCCAGGGCCACCTCCCGGGTGGGATtcggggaagggaagggaaaagcacTGGTCCTTCTCCCTCCTCAGCTCAGTGTGCCCAGGAGGACCTGGAGCCAGAGGGAATGGCCCCTGGGAGCCCCGGCCTCCAGGCCCAG GTTTTCTCCAGTTTTCTCATTCACAATGCCCAGGGCTCCCTGTTCCCAGAGAAGATCTGATCTCTTATTTGGAGCAGAGGGAAGCCCCATGGATACGGGAGCAAGAAGGCCGGAGGAGCTGCTGTCCAG AAGGAGAGATCAGACCCAAATGGAAAGAGCCTCCTACAGAGCCAGTCTTTTCCTTGGAAGGAACTCACAAGCAAAGATTTATGAATGATGGTCCCTGGTACGTCACTTGGAGAGAATTCTGGGCTGAATATCAGAGAATCCTCAACAAAGAGAAAGCTCATAAAGCCTTCGGTCAACAGTCATCTTGTATTTACCATCAAAAAACCGATACCGAAAAGAAACTACATAAGTGTCATGCATGTCCTGAAACTTTTAATAAACAGTCATCCCTCATTcgacatcaaagaatccacactgaggaaaaaccttatgaatgtcatcagtgtggaaaggcatttGGGCAGAGAGTCAGCcttgctcaacatcagagaatccacactggagagaaaatttttaaatgtcatcattgtggtaaagcctttggtcaACAGTCATCTCTTATTTACCATCAAAAAACACATATTGGAAAGAAAACACATGAGTGTCATGAATGTTCTAAAGCTTTCAGTGAACATTCATCCCTCATTCGACATCAAAGAATCCACTCTGGGGAAAAACCTCATGAATGTaggcagtgtggaaaggctttcattcAGAGGGCCAGTCTTgttcaacatcagagaatccactctggggAGAAACCCTATAAATGTACTCAGTGTGGGAAGACATTCACAGTGAGCTCCAGTCTTGCTCTGcaccagagaatccacactggggagaaaccttatgaatgcaatcagtgTCGAAAAACATTCACAAATTGTTCCAATCTTGTTCTACataagagaatccacactggggagaagccttatgaatgcaGTCAGTGTGGGAAGACATTCACAACAAGCTCCCATCTGGctcgacatcagagaatccatactggagaaaaaccttatgaatgcaatcagtgtggaaagacattcgcCCAGAGCTCCAATCTTGctggacatcagagaatccactctggggagaaaccttatgaatgcaaacaatgtggaagAACATTCACACTGAGCTCCCATCTTGCccgacatcagagaattcactcTGGGGAGAAGCCTTACACATGTAATCAGTGTAGAAAGACATTCACCTTGAGCTCCAGTcttgctcaacatcagagaatccacattggggagaaaccttatgaatatagTCAGTGTAGAAAGACATTCACACTGAGTTTCCATTTTGTTccacatcagaaaatccacactggtgTCAACCTCAAAAATAACTCACAATGA
- the LOC103094291 gene encoding zinc finger protein 501-like isoform X2: MAPGSPGLQAQEAVTFRDVAVDFSQEEWRLLAPPQKELYKEVMLENAQNLLSLGFLQFSHSQCPGLPVPREDLISYLEQREAPWIREQEGRRSCCPEGEIRPKWKEPPTEPVFSLEGTHKQRFMNDGPWYVTWREFWAEYQRILNKEKAHKAFGQQSSCIYHQKTDTEKKLHKCHACPETFNKQSSLIRHQRIHTEEKPYECHQCGKAFGQRVSLAQHQRIHTGEKIFKCHHCGKAFGQQSSLIYHQKTHIGKKTHECHECSKAFSEHSSLIRHQRIHSGEKPHECRQCGKAFIQRASLVQHQRIHSGEKPYKCTQCGKTFTVSSSLALHQRIHTGEKPYECNQCRKTFTNCSNLVLHKRIHTGEKPYECSQCGKTFTTSSHLARHQRIHTGEKPYECNQCGKTFAQSSNLAGHQRIHSGEKPYECKQCGRTFTLSSHLARHQRIHSGEKPYTCNQCRKTFTLSSSLAQHQRIHIGEKPYEYSQCRKTFTLSFHFVPHQKIHTGVNLKNNSQ, from the exons ATGGCCCCTGGGAGCCCCGGCCTCCAGGCCCAG GAGGCAGTGACGTTCcgggatgtggctgtggacttcagccaggaggagtggcgcctcttggcccctccccagaaggagctgtacaaggaggtgatgctggagaatgcccaGAATTTGCTCTCTCTGG GTTTTCTCCAGTTTTCTCATTCACAATGCCCAGGGCTCCCTGTTCCCAGAGAAGATCTGATCTCTTATTTGGAGCAGAGGGAAGCCCCATGGATACGGGAGCAAGAAGGCCGGAGGAGCTGCTGTCCAG AAGGAGAGATCAGACCCAAATGGAAAGAGCCTCCTACAGAGCCAGTCTTTTCCTTGGAAGGAACTCACAAGCAAAGATTTATGAATGATGGTCCCTGGTACGTCACTTGGAGAGAATTCTGGGCTGAATATCAGAGAATCCTCAACAAAGAGAAAGCTCATAAAGCCTTCGGTCAACAGTCATCTTGTATTTACCATCAAAAAACCGATACCGAAAAGAAACTACATAAGTGTCATGCATGTCCTGAAACTTTTAATAAACAGTCATCCCTCATTcgacatcaaagaatccacactgaggaaaaaccttatgaatgtcatcagtgtggaaaggcatttGGGCAGAGAGTCAGCcttgctcaacatcagagaatccacactggagagaaaatttttaaatgtcatcattgtggtaaagcctttggtcaACAGTCATCTCTTATTTACCATCAAAAAACACATATTGGAAAGAAAACACATGAGTGTCATGAATGTTCTAAAGCTTTCAGTGAACATTCATCCCTCATTCGACATCAAAGAATCCACTCTGGGGAAAAACCTCATGAATGTaggcagtgtggaaaggctttcattcAGAGGGCCAGTCTTgttcaacatcagagaatccactctggggAGAAACCCTATAAATGTACTCAGTGTGGGAAGACATTCACAGTGAGCTCCAGTCTTGCTCTGcaccagagaatccacactggggagaaaccttatgaatgcaatcagtgTCGAAAAACATTCACAAATTGTTCCAATCTTGTTCTACataagagaatccacactggggagaagccttatgaatgcaGTCAGTGTGGGAAGACATTCACAACAAGCTCCCATCTGGctcgacatcagagaatccatactggagaaaaaccttatgaatgcaatcagtgtggaaagacattcgcCCAGAGCTCCAATCTTGctggacatcagagaatccactctggggagaaaccttatgaatgcaaacaatgtggaagAACATTCACACTGAGCTCCCATCTTGCccgacatcagagaattcactcTGGGGAGAAGCCTTACACATGTAATCAGTGTAGAAAGACATTCACCTTGAGCTCCAGTcttgctcaacatcagagaatccacattggggagaaaccttatgaatatagTCAGTGTAGAAAGACATTCACACTGAGTTTCCATTTTGTTccacatcagaaaatccacactggtgTCAACCTCAAAAATAACTCACAATGA